The stretch of DNA TTATCGTGGTGTCGTCTGACCGCGGATTGTGCGGCGGTTACAACACGAATCTGCTGCGCGCCGCCGAGCTTGAAGTCCGCCGCCAGCGCCAGGCCGGCGCTGACCTCAAGCTCTTTGCGGTCGGGCGCAAGGCGCTCGATCATTTCCGGCGCTCGCGGCAACCGCTCGAAGGCGAGCGGATCGGCAACGCGCCGCGTCTTGCGACCATCGGTCTCGCGCGCGACCTCACCGCGATCATCCTCGGCAGTTGGCGCTCCGGCGCGATCGCCGAGGCGGGCCTGGTCTACACGCAGTTTCGTTCGGCCATCTCGCAACGGCCGGTTTACGAGCAACTACTCCCGATCGCGCAGCCCACGACCGACGGCGGCTCCGCGCCGATCGCGGTCACCGATTACCTGGTCGAACCGAGCCCGAGTGAAATCGTTCCGGTCGTCCTGCGCAGCTATATCGAAGCCGCGACGCTCCATGCCCTGCTCGAAGC from Candidatus Binataceae bacterium encodes:
- the atpG gene encoding ATP synthase F1 subunit gamma; this translates as MATLKAIRRRISSVKSTQQITRAMKLVAAARLRRAQEALVNARPYHEALKRVADSLLLSAPEVAAPAENAARASLIIVVSSDRGLCGGYNTNLLRAAELEVRRQRQAGADLKLFAVGRKALDHFRRSRQPLEGERIGNAPRLATIGLARDLTAIILGSWRSGAIAEAGLVYTQFRSAISQRPVYEQLLPIAQPTTDGGSAPIAVTDYLVEPSPSEIVPVVLRSYIEAATLHALLEAEASEYGAKMTAMDAASNNAAEMIASLTLEMNRARQATITRELMDIVGGAEALRS